In a genomic window of Streptococcus mitis NCTC 12261:
- a CDS encoding Gfo/Idh/MocA family protein, producing MLKLGIIGTGAISHHFIEAAHSSGEYKLVAIYSRKLETAATFASRYQNIQLFDQVEDFFKSSFDVVYIASPNSLHFVQAKAALSAGKHVILEKPAVTHPQEWLDLRHTAEKNHCFIFEAARNYHEKAFTIIKNFLADKLILGADFNYAKYSSKMPNLLAGQTPNVFSDRFAGGALMDLGIYPLYAAVRLFGKAKDVTYQAQQLDNSIDLNGDGILFYPDFQVHIKAGKNITSNLPCEIYTTDGTLTLNTIEHVRSAIFTDHQGNQVQLPIQQAPHTMTEEVAAFAHMIQQPDLNLYQTWLEDASFVHELLFTMRQTAGIRFEAEK from the coding sequence ATGCTTAAATTAGGTATCATCGGAACAGGGGCTATCAGCCACCACTTCATAGAAGCAGCCCATTCCAGTGGAGAATACAAGCTGGTCGCAATCTATTCTAGAAAACTAGAAACTGCGGCAACCTTTGCTTCTCGCTATCAGAATATCCAACTCTTTGATCAAGTAGAGGACTTCTTCAAGAGCTCCTTTGATGTGGTCTATATTGCTAGCCCAAACTCCTTGCATTTTGTTCAAGCCAAGGCTGCCTTGTCTGCTGGTAAGCACGTCATTCTTGAAAAGCCAGCTGTCACTCATCCACAAGAATGGCTAGATTTGAGACATACAGCTGAGAAAAATCACTGTTTTATCTTCGAAGCGGCACGGAACTACCATGAAAAAGCTTTCACTATCATCAAAAACTTTTTAGCAGACAAACTAATTTTGGGAGCAGATTTCAACTATGCCAAGTATTCTTCCAAAATGCCTAACTTGTTGGCTGGACAGACACCAAATGTCTTTTCAGATCGTTTTGCTGGTGGAGCTCTTATGGATTTGGGGATTTATCCCCTCTACGCTGCCGTTCGTCTCTTTGGAAAAGCTAAGGATGTGACCTATCAGGCTCAACAGCTTGACAATAGCATTGACCTAAATGGCGATGGCATCCTCTTCTACCCAGACTTTCAAGTTCACATCAAGGCTGGGAAAAACATCACTTCCAATCTTCCTTGCGAAATTTACACAACAGATGGAACCTTGACTCTCAACACGATTGAGCATGTTCGCTCGGCTATTTTTACCGACCATCAAGGCAATCAAGTCCAACTCCCTATCCAACAGGCTCCTCATACAATGACTGAGGAAGTCGCTGCATTTGCACACATGATCCAGCAACCAGATCTGAATCTCTACCAAACTTGGTTGGAAGATGCAAGTTTTGTTCATGAACTACTATTTACCATGCGCCAGACTGCTGGCATTAGATTTGAGGCAGAAAAATGA
- a CDS encoding AI-2E family transporter produces MFRKNKLFFWTSEILLLTIIFYLWREMGAIITPFVSVANTIMIPFLLGGFLYYLTNPIVNFLQKYFKINRIIGILLTLCALVWGLVIGVVYLLPILINQLTSLIATSQTIYSRLQDLIVDLSTYPAFQNLDIQATIQQLNLSYVDILQNILNSVTNSVGSVLSALFSTVLIIIMTPVFLIYFLLDGHKFLPMLERTVLKRDKLHITGLLKNLNTTIARYISGVAIDAIIIGCLAFIGYSVIGLKYALVFAIFSGLANLIPYVGPSIGLIPMIIANVFTDPHRMLIAVVYMLIIQQVDGNILYPRIVGGVMKVHPITILVLLLLSSNIYGVIGMIVAVPTYSILKEISKFLSRLYENHKIMKERERELAK; encoded by the coding sequence ATGTTTCGTAAGAATAAATTATTTTTTTGGACCAGTGAGATTTTACTATTAACCATTATCTTTTATTTATGGAGAGAGATGGGAGCGATTATTACACCTTTTGTAAGCGTTGCAAACACTATAATGATTCCCTTTCTTTTAGGTGGTTTTTTATATTATTTGACCAATCCTATTGTAAATTTTTTACAAAAGTATTTCAAAATTAACCGTATCATTGGTATTCTACTAACCTTGTGCGCCTTGGTTTGGGGGCTAGTTATTGGGGTAGTCTATCTCTTACCGATTTTGATTAATCAGCTGACAAGTTTGATTGCAACAAGTCAGACAATTTATAGTCGTTTGCAAGATTTGATTGTGGATTTATCTACTTATCCAGCCTTTCAAAATTTAGATATTCAAGCGACGATTCAACAGTTAAATCTCTCCTATGTAGATATTCTACAGAATATCCTAAATAGTGTAACGAATAGTGTTGGAAGTGTCCTATCTGCGCTCTTTAGTACTGTTTTGATTATTATCATGACCCCTGTATTTTTAATTTATTTTTTGTTAGATGGTCACAAGTTCTTGCCGATGCTTGAACGTACTGTTTTAAAGCGAGACAAGTTGCATATTACAGGTCTTTTAAAAAATTTGAATACTACAATTGCTCGATATATTAGTGGAGTTGCTATTGATGCGATTATTATTGGTTGTTTGGCCTTTATCGGATATAGCGTAATCGGTTTGAAATACGCTTTGGTCTTCGCTATCTTTTCAGGATTAGCCAATCTCATTCCTTATGTAGGCCCAAGTATTGGTTTGATTCCGATGATTATCGCTAATGTCTTTACTGATCCTCATAGAATGCTGATTGCAGTTGTTTATATGCTGATTATTCAACAAGTGGATGGAAATATTCTTTACCCTCGAATCGTTGGTGGTGTGATGAAGGTTCATCCAATTACGATTTTAGTATTACTTTTGTTATCAAGTAATATCTATGGTGTCATTGGTATGATTGTCGCAGTACCAACCTATTCTATCTTAAAAGAAATTTCTAAGTTTTTATCACGCTTGTATGAAAATCATAAAATAATGAAAGAACGAGAAAGAGAATTAGCTAAGTAA
- a CDS encoding cysteine desulfurase: MLDVEVIRKDFPILDQIVNDEPLVYLDNAATTQKPLAVLETINRYYENDNANVHRGVHTLAERATASYEAARETIGEFINAGSTKEVLFTRGTTTSLNWVAHFAEEVLTEGDQVLISVMEHHSNIIPWQEACRKTGAELVYVYLKDGALDMDDLRTKLTDKVKFVSLAHASNVLGVVNPIKEITQLAHQVGAIMVVDGAQSTPHMKIDVRDLDVDFFAFSGHKMAGPTGIGVLYGKEKYLEQMSPVEFGGEMIDFVYEQSASWKELPWKFEAGTPNMAGAIGLAAAVDYLEKIGMDAIEAHEQELIAYVYPKLKAIEGLTIYGSQDLAQRSGVIAFNLGDLHPHDLATALDYEGVAVRAGHHCAQPLLQYLDVPATARASFYIYNTKADCDKLVDALQKTKEFFNGTF, translated from the coding sequence ATGTTAGATGTAGAAGTGATTCGCAAGGATTTTCCAATTTTAGACCAGATTGTTAATGATGAACCATTGGTTTATTTGGACAATGCTGCGACGACACAAAAACCACTAGCAGTTCTGGAGACGATTAACCGCTACTATGAGAACGACAATGCCAATGTTCATCGTGGCGTTCATACCTTGGCAGAAAGAGCGACAGCTTCTTATGAAGCCGCTCGTGAAACTATTGGTGAGTTTATCAATGCAGGGTCTACAAAGGAAGTTCTCTTTACCAGAGGAACGACAACCAGTCTGAACTGGGTGGCACACTTTGCAGAGGAAGTCTTGACTGAGGGAGACCAGGTTTTGATTTCTGTCATGGAACATCATTCCAACATCATTCCTTGGCAGGAGGCCTGTCGCAAGACTGGAGCAGAGCTTGTCTATGTTTATCTCAAGGACGGAGCTCTGGATATGGATGATTTGCGAACTAAATTGACTGACAAGGTCAAGTTTGTTTCGCTAGCTCACGCCTCCAATGTTCTTGGTGTGGTTAATCCTATCAAAGAAATCACTCAATTGGCCCATCAAGTTGGAGCCATCATGGTGGTGGATGGTGCTCAATCTACTCCTCATATGAAGATCGATGTCCGGGACTTGGATGTGGACTTCTTTGCCTTTTCAGGTCACAAGATGGCTGGTCCAACTGGTATTGGTGTTCTTTATGGTAAAGAAAAGTATCTGGAACAAATGTCACCAGTAGAATTTGGTGGTGAGATGATTGATTTTGTCTATGAGCAATCTGCTAGTTGGAAGGAATTGCCTTGGAAATTTGAGGCTGGAACTCCTAATATGGCAGGTGCAATTGGACTTGCTGCGGCAGTGGATTATCTGGAAAAGATTGGTATGGATGCCATTGAAGCTCATGAACAGGAATTAATCGCATACGTCTATCCAAAACTGAAGGCGATTGAAGGATTGACCATTTATGGTTCGCAGGACTTGGCTCAACGTTCAGGTGTCATTGCCTTTAACCTAGGTGACCTTCATCCTCACGACCTTGCGACTGCTTTGGATTATGAAGGAGTGGCTGTTCGAGCAGGTCACCACTGTGCGCAACCCTTGCTCCAGTATTTGGATGTTCCAGCCACAGCTCGTGCAAGTTTTTATATCTACAATACCAAGGCAGATTGCGATAAGCTAGTCGATGCCTTACAAAAGACAAAGGAGTTTTTCAATGGCACTTTCTAA
- the sufB gene encoding Fe-S cluster assembly protein SufB: protein MAEERVEPKPIDLGEYKFGFHDDVEPVLSTGKGLNEDVIRELSAAKGEPEWMLEFRLKSYETFKKMPMQTWGADLSEIDFDDLIYYQKPSDKPARSWDEVPEKIKETFERIGIPEAERAYLAGASAQYESEVVYHNMKEEFQKLGIIFTDTDSALKEYPDLFKQYFAKLVPPTDNKLAALNSAVWSGGTFIYVPKGVKVDIPLQTYFRINNENTGQFERTLIIVDEGASVHYVEGCTAPTYSSNSLHAAIVEIFALDGAYMRYTTIQNWSDNVYNLVTKRAKAQKDATVEWIDGNLGAKTTMKYPSVYLDGEGARGTMLSIAFANAGQHQDTGAKMIHNAPHTSSSIVSKSIAKGGGKVDYRGQVTFNKNSKKSVSHIECDTIIMDDLSASDTIPFNEIHNSQVALEHEAKVSKISEEQLYYLMSRGLSESEATEMIVMGFVEPFTKELPMEYAVELNRLISYEMEGSVG from the coding sequence ATGGCTGAAGAAAGAGTAGAACCAAAACCAATTGACCTTGGTGAATATAAATTTGGTTTCCATGATGATGTAGAGCCTGTCCTATCGACAGGAAAAGGATTGAATGAAGATGTCATTCGTGAACTATCAGCTGCTAAGGGAGAACCTGAGTGGATGCTAGAATTCCGTTTGAAGTCTTATGAAACCTTCAAAAAAATGCCCATGCAAACTTGGGGAGCAGACTTGTCAGAGATTGACTTTGATGACTTGATTTATTACCAAAAACCATCTGATAAACCAGCTCGTTCATGGGATGAGGTTCCTGAAAAAATTAAAGAAACCTTTGAACGTATCGGGATTCCGGAAGCTGAGCGTGCCTATCTAGCAGGTGCCTCTGCCCAGTATGAGTCAGAAGTGGTTTACCACAACATGAAGGAAGAGTTCCAGAAGTTGGGGATTATCTTTACAGATACGGATTCTGCCCTCAAGGAATACCCAGACTTGTTTAAACAATACTTTGCTAAGTTGGTACCGCCAACAGATAACAAATTGGCTGCCCTTAACTCAGCAGTATGGTCTGGTGGAACCTTTATCTACGTACCAAAAGGGGTCAAGGTAGATATTCCTCTTCAAACTTACTTCCGTATCAACAACGAGAATACAGGTCAGTTTGAACGTACCTTGATTATCGTTGATGAGGGAGCAAGTGTCCATTATGTAGAAGGATGTACAGCGCCAACTTATTCAAGTAACAGCTTGCACGCTGCCATCGTAGAAATCTTTGCCTTGGATGGAGCTTATATGCGTTATACGACTATCCAAAACTGGTCTGATAACGTCTATAACTTGGTAACCAAACGTGCTAAAGCTCAAAAGGATGCCACTGTTGAGTGGATTGATGGTAACTTGGGTGCTAAAACAACCATGAAATACCCATCTGTTTACCTAGATGGAGAAGGGGCGCGTGGTACCATGCTCTCTATTGCCTTTGCCAATGCAGGGCAACACCAGGACACTGGTGCCAAGATGATCCACAATGCTCCACATACCAGCTCGTCTATTGTGTCTAAATCCATCGCTAAAGGCGGAGGAAAGGTTGACTACCGTGGACAGGTAACTTTTAATAAGAACTCTAAGAAATCTGTTTCTCACATCGAGTGTGATACCATTATCATGGATGACTTGTCAGCATCAGATACCATTCCGTTTAACGAAATTCACAACTCACAAGTCGCTTTGGAACACGAAGCTAAGGTATCTAAGATTTCAGAAGAGCAACTCTATTACCTCATGAGCCGTGGATTGTCAGAATCTGAAGCAACTGAGATGATTGTAATGGGATTTGTAGAACCCTTTACAAAAGAACTTCCAATGGAATATGCAGTTGAGCTGAACCGCTTGATCAGCTACGAAATGGAAGGATCAGTTGGGTAA
- a CDS encoding DEAD/DEAH box helicase, translating into MKNKLPTEWQELSDQLGFQEFTPIQTQLFEPLLAGENLLGVSPTGTGKTLAYLLPSLLRLQKKKNQQLLILAPNTELAGQIFDVCKTWAEAICLTTQLFLSGSSQKRQIERLKKGPEILIGTPGRIFELIKLKKIKMMNVETIILDEFDQLLDDSQIHFVEKITHYAPRDHQLVYMSATTKFDQKKIAPNTRTINLSDQKLDNIQHFYMQVEQRHRVDMLRKLAHVEDFRGLVFFNSLSDLGSAEEKLQYRDILAVSLASDVNVKFRKVILEKFKDKQLTLLLATDLLARGIDIDSLECVVNFDVPRDIETYTHRAGRTGRMGKEGYVITLVTHPEEIKKLKKFASVREIVLKNQELYIR; encoded by the coding sequence ATGAAAAACAAACTACCGACTGAATGGCAAGAACTGAGTGACCAACTCGGTTTCCAAGAATTCACTCCCATTCAAACCCAACTATTTGAGCCCCTTCTTGCTGGAGAAAACCTCCTAGGAGTGAGCCCAACAGGAACTGGTAAGACCCTAGCTTACCTTCTACCAAGTCTTCTCAGACTACAAAAGAAAAAAAACCAACAACTCTTGATTCTAGCACCAAATACTGAGCTTGCTGGACAGATTTTTGATGTATGTAAAACGTGGGCTGAAGCTATCTGCTTAACTACCCAACTCTTCTTATCAGGTTCGAGTCAAAAACGTCAAATTGAACGACTCAAAAAAGGACCAGAAATTCTGATTGGAACCCCTGGCCGTATCTTTGAACTGATTAAATTGAAAAAAATCAAGATGATGAATGTGGAAACCATCATCCTGGATGAATTCGACCAATTACTAGATGATTCTCAGATACACTTTGTCGAGAAAATTACTCACTACGCACCTCGTGACCACCAACTTGTCTATATGAGTGCGACAACCAAGTTTGACCAAAAGAAGATTGCGCCTAACACACGTACCATTAATCTCTCTGATCAAAAACTGGACAACATCCAGCACTTCTACATGCAGGTAGAGCAACGTCACCGAGTGGATATGCTACGAAAACTGGCTCATGTAGAGGATTTCCGTGGTCTAGTCTTCTTTAACAGCCTATCAGACCTTGGAAGTGCAGAAGAAAAACTACAATATCGGGATATCCTGGCTGTTTCCCTCGCTAGTGATGTCAATGTCAAATTTAGAAAAGTCATCTTAGAAAAGTTTAAAGACAAGCAACTAACCCTACTTCTTGCAACAGACCTTCTGGCACGTGGAATTGATATCGATAGCCTAGAATGTGTCGTAAACTTTGATGTTCCTAGAGATATTGAAACCTACACTCACCGTGCTGGCCGTACAGGTCGCATGGGTAAAGAAGGCTATGTTATCACTCTCGTCACTCATCCAGAAGAAATCAAAAAACTCAAAAAGTTTGCAAGCGTACGTGAAATTGTCTTGAAAAACCAAGAACTCTATATCAGATAA
- the sufU gene encoding Fe-S cluster assembly sulfur transfer protein SufU: MALSKLDSLYMAVVADHSKNPHHQGKLEDAEQISLNNPTCGDVINLSVKFDTENRLEDIAFLNSGCTISTASASMMTDTVLGKTKEEILELATIFSEMVQGQKDERQDQLGDAAFLSGVAKFPQRIKCATLAWNALKKTIENQENK, from the coding sequence ATGGCACTTTCTAAACTAGATAGCCTTTATATGGCAGTGGTAGCGGACCATTCGAAAAATCCACATCACCAAGGGAAGTTGGAAGATGCTGAGCAAATCAGTCTCAACAATCCGACTTGTGGGGATGTTATCAATCTCTCTGTCAAGTTTGATACAGAGAATCGTTTGGAAGATATCGCTTTTCTAAACTCAGGTTGTACCATCTCAACTGCCTCTGCAAGCATGATGACGGACACAGTTTTAGGAAAAACCAAAGAAGAAATTTTAGAACTTGCGACTATTTTTTCTGAAATGGTTCAAGGGCAAAAAGATGAACGCCAAGACCAACTAGGCGATGCAGCTTTCTTATCAGGCGTTGCAAAATTCCCTCAACGAATCAAGTGTGCAACCCTAGCTTGGAACGCTTTGAAGAAAACAATTGAAAATCAAGAAAACAAGTAA
- a CDS encoding YoaK family protein, whose protein sequence is MGGKMRLLPIRKISRQSKRLALFLTFCAGYVDAYTFIVRGNTLVAGQTGNVVFLSVGLIQHNVSDASAKVMTLLAFMMGVFLLTIYKEKLRIVKKPILSLIPLAILSIIIGFVPQTVDNIYLVPPLAFCMGLVTTAFGEVSGIAYNNAFMTGNIKRTMLAFGDYFRTKHTPFLREGIIFVSLLSSFVLGVVFSAYLTIFYHEKTILGVPIMMSIFYLSMLFASWQKKVKEKASF, encoded by the coding sequence ATGGGAGGGAAAATGAGGTTATTACCTATAAGAAAAATATCACGTCAGTCTAAGAGGCTAGCGCTTTTTTTGACTTTTTGTGCAGGATATGTAGACGCCTATACTTTTATTGTGCGAGGGAATACTCTTGTAGCTGGACAAACTGGGAATGTCGTCTTTCTATCAGTGGGGCTCATTCAACACAATGTTTCAGATGCTAGTGCCAAAGTAATGACCTTGCTAGCTTTTATGATGGGGGTCTTTTTACTAACGATTTATAAGGAAAAATTGAGAATTGTGAAAAAGCCAATTCTGTCACTGATTCCTTTGGCAATCTTATCAATCATTATTGGTTTTGTGCCGCAAACTGTAGATAATATCTATCTAGTACCGCCATTAGCCTTTTGTATGGGCTTGGTGACAACTGCTTTTGGTGAGGTTTCGGGTATTGCCTATAATAACGCGTTTATGACAGGGAATATCAAACGGACCATGCTGGCTTTTGGAGATTATTTTCGGACCAAGCACACTCCTTTTTTACGTGAAGGGATTATCTTTGTTAGCCTGCTTAGTAGTTTTGTCCTTGGCGTTGTCTTTTCAGCTTATTTGACGATTTTCTATCATGAAAAGACCATTCTTGGTGTTCCTATTATGATGAGCATTTTTTACCTCAGCATGCTTTTTGCCTCTTGGCAGAAAAAAGTAAAAGAAAAAGCTTCATTTTAG
- the sufD gene encoding Fe-S cluster assembly protein SufD gives MTKENIKLFSEMHAEPSWLADLRQKAFDKIESLELPVIERVKFHRWNLGDETITESEPSANVPDFTALDNHLKLVQVGTQTVFEQIPVELAEQGVVFTDFHSALEEIPELIEEFFMSSVKYDDDKLAAYHTAYFNSGAVLYIPDNVEIKEPIEGIFYQDSDSDVPFNKHIMIIAGKNSKISYLERLESRGEGSAKATANITVEVIARSGAQVKFAAIDRLGENVTAYISRRGKLGNDASIDWAIGVMNEGNVVADFDSDLIGNGSHADLKVVALSSGRQVQGIDTRVTNYGCNSIGNILQHGVILEKATLTFNGIGHIIKGAKGADAQQESRVLMLSDQARSDANPILLIDENDVTAGHAASIGQVDPEDMYYLMSRGLDKATAERLVVRGFLGSVIVEIPVKEVRDEMIATIEEKLSKR, from the coding sequence ATGACTAAAGAAAATATTAAACTTTTTTCAGAAATGCACGCTGAACCAAGCTGGTTGGCTGACCTCCGTCAAAAAGCTTTTGATAAGATTGAGAGTTTAGAGTTACCAGTTATTGAGCGTGTCAAATTCCACCGTTGGAATCTGGGTGATGAAACGATTACAGAAAGTGAGCCATCAGCAAATGTTCCAGATTTCACTGCACTAGATAATCACTTGAAGTTGGTGCAAGTAGGAACTCAAACTGTTTTTGAGCAAATTCCAGTTGAGTTGGCTGAACAGGGTGTCGTCTTTACAGACTTCCACTCAGCTTTAGAAGAAATTCCAGAGCTTATTGAAGAATTCTTCATGTCATCTGTTAAGTATGACGATGACAAGTTGGCAGCCTACCATACAGCTTATTTCAACAGTGGTGCTGTTCTCTACATTCCTGATAATGTTGAGATTAAAGAACCAATCGAAGGAATTTTCTATCAAGATAGTGATAGCGATGTGCCGTTTAACAAGCATATTATGATTATCGCTGGTAAAAATTCTAAGATTAGTTATCTGGAACGTTTAGAGTCACGCGGTGAAGGAAGTGCCAAAGCAACTGCTAATATCACAGTAGAAGTAATTGCACGTTCTGGTGCTCAAGTGAAGTTTGCTGCTATCGATCGTTTAGGAGAAAACGTCACTGCCTACATTAGCCGTCGTGGTAAATTAGGCAACGATGCAAGCATTGACTGGGCAATCGGTGTCATGAACGAAGGGAACGTCGTTGCGGACTTTGATAGTGACTTGATTGGTAACGGTAGCCATGCAGATCTCAAGGTTGTAGCTCTTTCAAGTGGTCGTCAGGTACAAGGGATTGATACTCGAGTGACTAACTATGGTTGCAACTCAATCGGAAATATCCTACAACATGGGGTTATTCTTGAAAAAGCAACTTTAACTTTCAACGGTATCGGGCACATTATCAAGGGGGCTAAGGGAGCAGATGCGCAACAAGAAAGTCGTGTTCTCATGCTTTCAGACCAAGCGCGTTCAGATGCCAATCCAATTCTTTTGATTGATGAAAATGACGTAACTGCAGGACATGCGGCTTCTATCGGTCAGGTAGATCCAGAAGACATGTACTACCTCATGAGCCGTGGTTTAGATAAGGCAACTGCAGAACGTTTGGTTGTTCGTGGTTTCCTTGGCTCCGTTATCGTTGAGATTCCAGTCAAGGAAGTTCGTGATGAAATGATTGCAACTATCGAAGAAAAATTGTCAAAACGCTAA
- the pbp3 gene encoding D-alanyl-D-alanine carboxypeptidase PBP3, translating to MKKIILTLLSLSVIGSASTVAAQDFNIAAKHAIAVEANTGKILYEKDATQPVEIASITKLITVYLVYEALENGSITLSTPVDISDYPYKLTTNSEASNVPMEARNYTVEQLLEATLVSSANSAAIALAEKIAGSEKDFVDMMRAKLLEWGIQDATVVNTTGLNNETLGDNIYPGSKKDEENKLSAYDVAIVARNLIKKYPQVLEITKKPSSTFAGMTITSTNYMLEGMPAYRGGFDGLKTGTTDKAGESFVGTTVEKGMRVITVVLNADHQDNNPYARFTATSSLMDYISSTFTLRKIVQKGDAYQDSKAPVQDGKEDTVTAIAKDDISLIERVGGQSSQSVQFTPDSKAIPAPLEAGTVVGHLTYEDNDLIGQGYITTERPSFEMVAEKKVEKAFFLKVWWNQFIRFINEKL from the coding sequence ATGAAAAAAATAATTTTAACTCTTTTAAGCCTTTCCGTTATTGGCTCAGCATCTACTGTTGCTGCTCAAGATTTTAATATTGCTGCTAAACATGCAATTGCCGTTGAGGCGAATACTGGTAAAATTCTCTATGAGAAAGATGCAACCCAGCCAGTTGAAATTGCTTCAATCACAAAGTTAATTACTGTTTATCTTGTCTATGAAGCCTTGGAAAATGGCAGTATTACACTATCAACTCCGGTAGATATTTCTGATTATCCTTACAAATTAACGACAAATTCTGAAGCGAGTAACGTTCCTATGGAGGCTCGTAATTACACCGTCGAACAACTACTTGAAGCAACCCTAGTATCTAGTGCTAACAGTGCGGCTATTGCCCTAGCTGAGAAAATTGCTGGCTCAGAAAAAGATTTCGTCGATATGATGCGCGCAAAACTCTTGGAATGGGGAATTCAGGATGCCACTGTTGTTAATACGACGGGTCTTAACAATGAGACTCTAGGGGATAACATTTACCCAGGTTCTAAAAAAGATGAGGAAAATAAGCTCAGTGCTTATGATGTCGCTATCGTTGCTCGCAACCTCATCAAAAAATACCCACAAGTCTTGGAAATCACGAAAAAACCTTCTTCTACTTTTGCTGGAATGACAATCACTTCTACCAACTACATGTTAGAGGGTATGCCTGCTTATCGCGGTGGTTTTGATGGCCTTAAGACAGGAACAACAGACAAGGCTGGAGAATCTTTTGTTGGTACTACTGTTGAAAAAGGGATGAGGGTTATCACAGTTGTTTTGAATGCAGATCATCAAGACAATAATCCTTACGCTCGCTTCACAGCTACATCTTCACTAATGGATTATATCTCTTCTACATTCACACTTCGTAAAATCGTTCAAAAAGGCGATGCCTACCAAGATAGTAAAGCCCCTGTACAAGATGGAAAAGAAGATACAGTCACTGCTATTGCCAAAGATGATATCTCTCTAATTGAACGTGTTGGGGGTCAATCTTCTCAATCTGTTCAATTCACACCTGATTCTAAAGCAATCCCAGCACCACTTGAAGCCGGAACAGTGGTTGGTCATTTAACTTATGAAGACAATGATTTGATTGGTCAAGGTTACATCACTACAGAACGTCCTAGTTTTGAAATGGTAGCAGAAAAGAAAGTTGAAAAAGCCTTCTTCTTAAAAGTTTGGTGGAATCAGTTTATCCGCTTCATCAACGAAAAATTATAA
- the tuf gene encoding elongation factor Tu codes for MAKEKYDRSKPHVNIGTIGHVDHGKTTLTAAITTVLARRLPSAVNQPKDYASIDAAPEERERGITINTAHVEYETEKRHYAHIDAPGHADYVKNMITGAAQMDGAILVVASTDGPMPQTREHILLSRQVGVKHLIVFMNKVDLVDDEELLELVEMEIRDLLSEYDFPGDDLPVIQGSALKALEGDTKYEDIVMELMNTVDEYIPEPERDTDKPLLLPVEDVFSITGRGTVASGRIDRGIVKVNDEIEIVGIKEETQKAVVTGVEMFRKQLDEGLAGDNVGVLLRGVQRDEIERGQVIAKPGSINPHTKFKGEVYILTKEEGGRHTPFFNNYRPQFYFRTTDVTGSIELPAGTEMVMPGDNVTIDVELIHPIAVEQGTTFSIREGGRTVGSGMVTEIEA; via the coding sequence ATGGCAAAAGAAAAATACGATCGTAGTAAACCACACGTTAACATTGGTACTATCGGACACGTTGACCACGGTAAAACTACTTTGACAGCAGCTATCACAACTGTTTTGGCACGTCGCTTGCCTTCAGCTGTTAACCAACCTAAAGACTATGCGTCTATCGATGCTGCTCCAGAAGAACGCGAACGTGGTATCACAATCAACACTGCGCACGTTGAGTACGAAACTGAAAAACGTCACTACGCTCACATCGACGCTCCAGGACACGCGGACTATGTTAAAAACATGATCACTGGTGCCGCTCAAATGGACGGAGCTATCCTTGTAGTAGCTTCAACTGACGGACCAATGCCACAAACTCGTGAGCACATCCTTCTTTCACGTCAGGTTGGTGTTAAACACCTTATCGTCTTCATGAACAAAGTTGACTTGGTTGACGACGAAGAATTGCTTGAATTGGTTGAAATGGAAATCCGTGACCTATTGTCAGAATACGACTTCCCAGGTGACGATCTTCCAGTTATCCAAGGTTCAGCTCTTAAAGCCCTTGAAGGTGACACTAAATACGAAGACATCGTTATGGAATTGATGAACACAGTTGATGAGTACATCCCAGAACCAGAACGTGACACTGACAAACCATTGCTTCTTCCAGTCGAAGACGTATTCTCAATCACTGGTCGTGGTACAGTTGCTTCAGGACGTATCGACCGTGGTATCGTTAAAGTCAACGACGAAATCGAAATCGTTGGTATCAAAGAAGAAACTCAAAAAGCAGTTGTTACTGGTGTTGAAATGTTCCGTAAACAACTTGACGAAGGTCTTGCCGGAGATAATGTAGGTGTCCTTCTTCGTGGTGTTCAACGTGATGAAATCGAACGTGGACAAGTTATTGCTAAACCAGGTTCAATCAACCCACACACTAAATTCAAAGGTGAAGTTTACATCCTTACTAAAGAAGAAGGTGGACGTCACACTCCATTCTTCAACAACTACCGTCCACAATTCTACTTCCGTACTACTGACGTTACAGGTTCAATCGAACTTCCAGCAGGTACTGAAATGGTAATGCCTGGTGATAACGTGACAATCGACGTTGAGTTGATCCACCCAATCGCCGTAGAACAAGGTACTACATTCTCTATCCGTGAGGGTGGACGTACTGTTGGTTCAGGTATGGTTACAGAAATCGAAGCTTAA